One stretch of Lates calcarifer isolate ASB-BC8 unplaced genomic scaffold, TLL_Latcal_v3 scaffold_58_123, whole genome shotgun sequence DNA includes these proteins:
- the fbxo34 gene encoding F-box only protein 34 has product MHLKSYPKLVRSELCLDASSVQTSSQQSSLFVSQQGTLLRTCSSNHGNISSGRLPFSVISTNMLRCSNATNNNVSSSVSSLRLKVSSSPALQLLPPPLGCENVTLRMYQTATEDSDTPLDIWTVIKPGHVREKIAIFASEGGRTDGAGGGEHSNRTPSMCTNHSAMPGLTRAVKAKGSWEENCSAKRRRRSGNNQNQNLQQDQRNQVLDAQQHTQKPSPQRSDSTQSSCDRWRGSEVVTAEEEEEQKVSVVEMVAFLEQRASEQQLDCKPLLALQRSSTTITLSRAPPPEVRGEEPESVRVSDMVAKLESECLRRRTEGDLSRSNSLRRTVGRVLLAAGDQSSAPSHPTSSVTSSSSSSSLPGAQSPSGTQTPASALTTPPSPELATPPSSLSGEAGGTGGSAVTETQTVAPPPLSEEAEPLPGLLFLSLPPAASTPPPTDSEPRPPHHRMTFDLEPSPSRPRPPAVSFSPDSCSQSEKMRRSQEGEVVGVSPCSTAVPLGRRASVSQDFLEMRQRLQQLLEPQPYLAVLPHHLLVKIFLLLPTQSLAALKCTCHYFKFVIENYGVRPADSLWVSDPRYRDDPCKQCKKRYGRGDVSLCRWHHKPYCQALPYGPGYWMCCHGVHRDAPGCNVGLHDNRWVPAFHSINVPIYRRSHDDD; this is encoded by the coding sequence ATGCATCTGAAGTCGTATCCGAAGCTCGTGCGCTCAGAGTTGTGTTTGGATGCATCCAGTGTTCAGACGTCCTCCCAGCAGAGCAGTCTGTTTGTGAGCCAGCAGGGGACGCTGCTGAGGACCTGCAGcagtaaccatggcaacattaGCAGTGGCCGCCTCCCGTTCAGTGTCATCTCCACCAACATGCTTCGCTGCAGCAACGCAACAAACAACAACGTCAGCAGCAGCGTGTCGTCGCTGCGACTGAAGGTGTCATCCAGCCCCGCCCTGCAGCTCCTCCCCCCACCGCTGGGCTGCGAGAACGTCACGCTCAGGATGTACCAGACCGCCACCGAGGACTCTGACACCCCGCTGGACATCTGGACCGTCATCAAGCCCGGACACGTCCGCGAGAAGATCGCCATCTTCGCCTCAGAGGGAGGACGGACAGATGGAGCTGGAGGCGGCGAGCACTCGAACAGGACGCCATCGATGTGTACGAACCACAGTGCCATGCCTGGACTAACTCGAGCAGTGAAGGCGAAGGGGAGCTGGGAGGAGAACTGCAGCGCTAAACGACGCCGCAGGTCTGGAAacaaccagaaccagaacctcCAGCAGGACCAGAGGAACCAAGTCCTGGACGCCCAGCAACACACCCAGAAACCGTCTCCACAGCGCTCAGACTCGACTCAGAGCTCATGTGACAGGTGGAGGGGGAGCGAGGTGGTGacagcggaggaggaggaggagcagaaggtGTCGGTGGTGGAGATGGTGGCGTTCCTGGAGCAGAGGGCGAGCGAGCAGCAACTTGACTGCAAACCTCTGCTTGCTCTCCAGAGGAGCTCCACCACCATCACGCTGTCCAGAGCCCCGCCCCCCGAGGTCAGGGGGGAGGAGCCGGAGAGCGTCAGGGTGTCGGACATGGTGGCCAAGCTGGAGTCGGAgtgtctgaggaggaggacggagggAGACCTGTCGAGGAGCAACAGTCTGAGGAGGACGGTGGGACGAGTCCTGCTCGCCGCCGGGGACCAGAGCTCTGCCCCCTCCCATCCTacatcatcagtgacatcatcctcctcatcgtcATCACTGCCAGGAGCTCAAAGTCCAAGTGGGACACAGACACCTGCCTCAGCTCTGACCACGCCCCCCTCACCTGAGCTGGCCACGcccccctcttccctctcagGTGAGGCTGGTGGGACTGGGGGGAGTGCTGTCACAGAGACTCAGACTGTGGCTCCGCCCCCTCTGTCAGAAGAGGCGGAGCCTCTGCCTggcttgttgtttttgtctttgcctCCTGCAGCTtccacccctccccccacaGACTCAGAGCCCCGCCCCCCTCACCACagaatgacctttgacctggaACCTTCCCCCTCACGGCCCCGCCCCCCTGCTGTCAGCTTCTCACCTGACtcctgcagccaatcagagaagatgaggagaagtCAGGAGGGGGAGGTTGTCGGTGTGAGTCCCTGCTCTACCGCGGTGCCTCTGGGCCGGCGTGCCTCGGTGTCGCAGGACTTCCTGGAGATGCGTCAgcggctgcagcagctgctggagccGCAGCCGTACCTGGCCGTGCTGCCTCACCACCTGCTGGTGAAGatcttcctgctgctgcccaCGCAGAGCCTCGCCGCGCTCAAGTGCACCTGCCACTACTTCAAGTTCGTCATCGAGAACTACGGCGTGCGGCCCGCCGACTCGCTCTGGGTGTCCGACCCCCGTTACCGTGACGACCCCTGCAAACAGTGCAAGAAGCGGTACGGCCGCGGCGACGTGTCTCTGTGCCGCTGGCACCACAAACCGTACTGCCAGGCGCTGCCCTACGGCCCCGGGTACTGGATGTGCTGCCACGGCGTCCACAGGGACGCGCCCGGCTGCAACGTGGGTCTCCATGACAACCGCTGGGTGCCGGCCTTCCACAGCATCAACGTGCCGATCTACAGGAGGAGCCATGACGAcgactga